The proteins below come from a single Diceros bicornis minor isolate mBicDic1 chromosome 3, mDicBic1.mat.cur, whole genome shotgun sequence genomic window:
- the LOC131422538 gene encoding olfactory receptor 2A2-like, with protein sequence MGSNQSWVTEFILVGFQLSAEMEVLLFWIFSLLYIFSLLANGMILGLICLDPSLHNPMYFFLSHLAIIDMSYASSNVPKMLANLVNQNRTISFAPCIMQTFLYLGFAITECLILVVMSYDRFVAICHPLQYTVIMNWRVCTVLAVTSWSCGFILALVHAILLLRLPFCGPREVNHLFCEILSVLKLACGDIWINQVVILADGVYVLVGPLCLMLVSYMRIFWAVLKIQSKEGRRKAFSTCSSHLCVFGLFFGIAVVVYMVPESNQQEEQEKILSLFHSLFNPMLNPLIYSLRNAQVKGALYRALQKKRSM encoded by the coding sequence ATGGGAAGCAACCAGTCATGGGTCACcgaattcatcctggtgggattCCAGCTCAGTGCGGAGATGGAAGTGTTGCTCTTCTGGATCTTCTCCCTGCTCTACATCTTCAGTCTGTTGGCAAACGGCATGATCTTGGGACTCATCTGTCTGGACCCGAGTCTACACaaccccatgtacttcttcctctcacACTTGGCCATCATTGACATGTCCTATGCTTCCAGTAATGTGCCCAAGATGTTGGCAAACTTAGTGAACCAGAATAGAACCATATCCTTTGCTCCTTGCATTATGCAGACATTTTTGTATTTGGGTTTTGCTATTACAGAGTGTCTGATTTTGGTGGTGATGTCCTATGATAGGTTTGTGGCGATCTGTCACCCCCTCCAGTACACTGTCATCATGAACTGGAGAGTGTGCACAGTCCTGGCTGTCACTTCTTGGTCATGTGGATTTATTCTGGCTCTGGTGCATGCAATTCTCCTCCTCAGATTGCCCTTCTGTGGGCCCCGGGAAGTGAACCACCTCTTCTGTGAAATTCTGTCTGTCCTCAAGCTGGCCTGTGGTGACATCTGGATCAACCAAGTGGTTATCCTTGCTGACGGTGTGTATGTCTTAGTTGGGCCCCTCTGCTTAATGCTTGTCTCCTACATGCGCATCTTCTGGGCCGTCCTTAAGATCCAGTCAAAGGAGGGCCGCAGAaaggccttctccacctgctcctcccacctcTGTGTGTTTGGGCTCTTCTTTGGCATTGCTGTGGTGGTTTATATGGTCCCAGAGTCCAATCAACAAGAAGAGCAGGAGAAAATACTGTCCCTGTTTCACAGCCTGTTTAACCCAATGCTGAACCCTctcatctacagcctgaggaatGCTCAGGTGAAGGGCGCCTTGTATAGagcactgcagaagaaaagatccaTGTGA